One part of the Saprospiraceae bacterium genome encodes these proteins:
- a CDS encoding peptidoglycan DD-metalloendopeptidase family protein, translated as MKLYLYFILIIFYLQACHTLFSQQAFLNSPIKGQYLNDYFIVNYVDWSVDSIHDHHCGSKTYDGHAGTDFAIKNFSQMDKGIEVLAAADGIVTAVVDSLFDRNKTAITGNFGNYIAIRHSNKYYSYYAHLKKNSALVKPGDAVTSGQTLAFIGSSGYSSDPHLHFELWYDSLYVVDPFKGSCGNPGSLWNSELPYVDSFGIIDHDFCNFAPSLNELKERIPSQKKYTEKDDTISFWIQSYGIRKDDISTINWYTPSDELWFTFSYTHTSDLWYSYFYTYIFRPTLAIPGIWKAEYLINNQQKLTDYFELSQSTSSNNINYEAAFWIENGHLHFLKPMQQDGYIRIFNTLGQCIYSAKLTSHIKDVQLPLIDLNNTMYILNVSNPGYSKSLKFYKF; from the coding sequence ATGAAACTATATCTGTATTTTATTTTAATTATTTTTTACCTACAAGCTTGTCATACTTTATTTTCGCAACAAGCATTTTTAAATAGTCCAATTAAAGGTCAGTATTTAAATGATTATTTTATTGTCAATTATGTTGACTGGTCTGTTGATAGCATTCACGACCACCATTGCGGATCAAAAACTTATGATGGCCATGCTGGTACTGATTTTGCAATAAAGAATTTCAGTCAAATGGACAAAGGGATTGAAGTATTGGCAGCCGCCGATGGTATTGTTACGGCTGTTGTTGATAGCCTATTCGATAGAAACAAAACCGCCATAACAGGAAATTTTGGCAATTATATTGCTATACGCCATTCAAATAAATATTATAGTTATTACGCCCATCTTAAAAAGAACTCAGCTCTTGTAAAACCAGGAGATGCTGTTACTTCAGGACAAACACTTGCATTTATAGGTAGCTCTGGTTATTCCAGTGATCCTCATTTGCATTTTGAATTGTGGTATGATTCATTATATGTTGTAGATCCATTTAAAGGATCTTGTGGCAATCCTGGCTCTTTATGGAATTCTGAACTTCCTTATGTTGACTCTTTTGGAATCATAGATCATGACTTTTGTAATTTTGCTCCTAGCCTGAATGAATTAAAGGAACGAATTCCTTCTCAAAAAAAATACACTGAAAAAGATGATACCATCAGTTTTTGGATCCAATCCTATGGAATTCGAAAAGATGATATAAGTACTATAAATTGGTACACCCCTTCAGATGAACTTTGGTTTACGTTTAGTTATACACATACTTCGGATTTATGGTATTCTTATTTTTATACTTATATATTCAGACCAACGCTTGCAATACCAGGAATTTGGAAAGCAGAATATTTAATCAATAATCAACAAAAATTAACGGATTATTTTGAATTGTCGCAAAGCACATCTTCAAATAATATAAATTATGAAGCAGCTTTCTGGATTGAAAATGGGCACTTGCATTTTTTAAAACCAATGCAACAAGACGGATATATACGGATCTTTAATACACTTGGACAATGTATTTATTCTGCAAAGCTTACATCGCATATAAAGGATGTTCAATTACCGCTCATAGATTTGAATAATACAATGTACATTCTTAATGTATCAAATCCGGGATATTCAAAATCTTTAAAATTTTATAAATTTTAA
- a CDS encoding methyltransferase domain-containing protein — MFDYHADKQRYFEMQYLTARDFIIPFIKQLRSFKSEDRILEIGCAEAGVLKAFVEEHLFCFGIDLSPSRIETAKQFQQEAFDLGKIKFLSKNVYDIELLKDLGGPFDIIVLKDVIEHIPNQERFIPVLKQFLKPDGLIFFGFPPWQMPFGGHQQMSSSRILSKLPWYHLLPKSVYKFILKSGGQDPATLTELLEIKETGISIERFESIMAQNNLKIEQRILFLTNPIYKFKFNLEPRQVPWLLAKIPILRNFYTTAAYYVIKKR; from the coding sequence ATGTTTGATTATCATGCAGACAAGCAGCGGTATTTTGAGATGCAGTATCTTACTGCAAGAGATTTTATAATCCCTTTTATCAAGCAACTTAGAAGCTTTAAATCAGAAGACCGTATACTGGAGATAGGATGTGCTGAAGCAGGTGTATTAAAAGCTTTTGTAGAGGAACATTTGTTTTGTTTTGGAATCGACTTAAGTCCTTCCAGAATTGAAACGGCTAAACAGTTTCAACAAGAAGCATTTGATTTAGGAAAGATCAAGTTTTTGTCAAAGAATGTCTATGATATTGAGCTGTTAAAGGATCTTGGAGGACCTTTTGATATTATAGTTTTAAAAGATGTCATTGAACATATACCAAATCAAGAACGGTTTATTCCAGTCTTAAAGCAATTTCTTAAACCAGATGGGCTTATCTTTTTTGGATTTCCACCCTGGCAAATGCCTTTTGGAGGTCATCAACAAATGAGCAGCTCCCGAATTTTAAGTAAATTGCCTTGGTACCATTTATTGCCCAAGTCTGTTTATAAATTTATTTTAAAAAGCGGTGGTCAGGATCCTGCCACCCTAACCGAACTTTTAGAAATTAAAGAAACCGGGATATCCATTGAGCGATTCGAGTCCATCATGGCTCAAAATAATTTAAAAATTGAACAAAGGATACTCTTCCTTACGAATCCAATATACAAATTCAAATTTAATCTTGAACCTCGACAGGTTCCTTGGCTGTTGGCCAAAATACCAATCCTAAGAAACTTTTATACAACGGCAGCTTATTATGTCATCAAGAAGAGATGA
- a CDS encoding activator of HSP90 ATPase 1 family protein, with amino-acid sequence MARVQFQVEFMFKSSPATLYLFVTQPTCMVRWFCDRVDNIGDHYIFDWEGDHEEATLSDDIEEELVKYKWHGRDEAEFLQFRIYKTDITNETILEITDYCDDDEVKGQKDLWEVYIKKFKTFCGG; translated from the coding sequence ATGGCAAGAGTTCAATTTCAAGTAGAATTTATGTTTAAATCGTCTCCGGCGACCCTTTATCTATTTGTTACCCAACCAACTTGCATGGTGCGTTGGTTTTGTGACCGGGTAGACAATATCGGTGATCATTATATTTTTGACTGGGAAGGCGATCATGAAGAAGCGACTTTATCAGACGACATCGAGGAGGAATTGGTTAAATATAAATGGCATGGCCGGGATGAAGCAGAGTTTCTTCAATTCCGAATTTACAAAACCGACATCACGAACGAGACGATTCTGGAAATTACAGACTACTGTGATGATGACGAAGTCAAAGGTCAAAAAGATCTTTGGGAGGTCTATATTAAGAAATTCAAGACCTTTTGCGGAGGATAG
- a CDS encoding threonylcarbamoyl-AMP synthase yields the protein MTEIPEDLQNAIRFLKEGKVILYPTDTIWGIGCSAQFPMAVHRIFEIKQRPPEKSLILLVDSIQMLKKYVQNIHPRVETLMSYHNRPLTIIYPKAKNLDPAILSKDGSIAIRLCLDPFCQALIQGIDAPLISTSANISQFPTPANFKDIQNEIIIAVDYVVKHRQSALEPGEPSMIITYDTEGELIFIRN from the coding sequence ATGACAGAAATACCAGAAGATCTTCAAAATGCAATCCGTTTTTTAAAAGAAGGGAAGGTTATACTTTACCCAACGGATACCATTTGGGGAATTGGCTGTTCTGCTCAATTTCCAATGGCCGTGCATCGCATTTTTGAAATCAAACAAAGGCCTCCAGAAAAATCTCTCATTTTATTGGTCGATTCCATTCAAATGCTTAAAAAATATGTTCAGAACATTCACCCAAGAGTGGAAACGCTTATGAGCTATCACAATCGACCACTTACTATCATTTATCCAAAAGCTAAAAACCTGGATCCAGCGATTCTATCAAAAGATGGTTCCATTGCTATTCGGCTCTGTCTGGATCCATTTTGTCAAGCATTAATTCAAGGTATTGATGCTCCATTAATTTCAACTTCTGCAAATATTTCACAATTTCCTACGCCTGCGAATTTTAAAGATATACAAAATGAAATTATAATAGCAGTAGATTACGTAGTGAAACATAGACAATCTGCTTTAGAGCCTGGGGAACCGAGTATGATTATTACGTATGATACCGAAGGAGAATTAATATTTATTAGAAATTAA
- a CDS encoding PDZ domain-containing protein has product MDTYKKWQPFLLGLCAAIGLFAGMNMRQAQQPNSKAKEQTNIPHNNVQKITDVLSYIQSKYVDSLDMEVSTDIALESLLACLDPYSEYIPVNRIPFYTAQISGKQRNFGLDLLPIDSQIVITQIEKTSPAFKAGIETGDYLLSINNQDVSPLRYNFDSLLNAIENEIVDTLKISCLLRKENIIKEINFPLQEFDDHPVSNVHIPVAGVLYLKLKQVSKASYREFMNVLETHISTKKCKHLILDLRGNTGGLVHEAASILNQLIQEKELLLFKTSSSKTKDKEYKSTGKPFFILDKIIVLIDHKTASAAELIAASLQDLDRAIIIGQKSYGKSTVLEQFSLADGSAIRLAVSRYITASGRCIQKQYEALSSNYYVASPNWNLDTNFYSLKKRKLPSGKGVVPDLFVASEKDTVSDLIQDYANRIVVSNIIEFRNLIQSDPEKLENDTKVKLLIESEIAKLKLIIKLPFQDIKLFEVCKLTLAEWVFGTALKERMLLLNDKNLEVAIKKILE; this is encoded by the coding sequence TTGGATACATACAAAAAATGGCAGCCTTTTTTATTAGGCTTGTGTGCCGCTATTGGCTTGTTTGCTGGGATGAATATGAGGCAAGCACAGCAACCAAATTCAAAAGCAAAAGAACAAACAAATATTCCACATAATAATGTTCAAAAAATTACGGATGTCCTTTCCTATATCCAATCAAAGTATGTAGATAGTCTTGATATGGAAGTTTCAACGGATATCGCATTGGAGTCTTTGCTGGCTTGTTTGGATCCATATTCCGAATATATCCCGGTAAATAGAATTCCATTTTATACGGCTCAAATAAGCGGGAAACAACGAAATTTTGGCTTGGATTTACTTCCTATTGATTCACAAATAGTAATTACACAAATTGAAAAAACAAGTCCCGCATTTAAAGCTGGCATCGAAACCGGTGATTATTTGTTGTCGATTAATAATCAGGATGTATCCCCGCTAAGGTACAATTTTGATTCTTTATTAAATGCAATTGAAAATGAAATTGTAGATACTTTGAAAATAAGTTGTCTGCTTCGAAAGGAAAATATCATCAAAGAAATTAATTTTCCCTTACAGGAATTCGATGATCATCCTGTAAGTAATGTGCATATTCCTGTTGCAGGCGTTTTATACTTGAAATTGAAACAAGTTTCTAAAGCCAGTTATCGGGAATTTATGAATGTGTTGGAAACTCATATTTCAACAAAAAAATGTAAACATTTAATTCTTGATTTAAGAGGAAACACCGGAGGCTTAGTGCATGAAGCCGCTTCCATTTTAAATCAATTAATTCAAGAAAAGGAGCTGCTTTTATTTAAAACATCAAGCTCCAAAACAAAGGATAAAGAATATAAATCAACTGGAAAGCCATTTTTTATTTTGGATAAAATTATTGTTTTAATCGACCATAAAACAGCTTCTGCTGCAGAATTAATTGCTGCTTCATTACAAGATTTAGATAGGGCAATTATTATAGGCCAAAAGAGCTATGGGAAGTCAACTGTTTTAGAACAATTTTCTTTAGCAGATGGCTCCGCAATTCGATTGGCAGTAAGTCGTTATATTACCGCTTCTGGCAGATGCATCCAAAAACAATATGAAGCATTGAGTTCAAATTATTATGTTGCATCTCCGAATTGGAATTTGGATACTAATTTTTACTCCTTAAAAAAGCGAAAATTGCCATCGGGCAAAGGAGTCGTACCAGACCTTTTTGTTGCATCTGAAAAGGATACTGTTTCAGACTTAATTCAAGATTATGCAAATCGAATTGTGGTTTCAAATATTATAGAATTTAGAAATTTGATTCAATCAGATCCTGAAAAACTTGAAAACGATACGAAGGTTAAACTTTTAATTGAATCTGAAATTGCCAAATTGAAACTTATTATAAAATTGCCATTTCAGGATATTAAATTGTTTGAAGTTTGCAAGTTGACGCTAGCAGAATGGGTATTTGGAACAGCACTAAAAGAAAGAATGTTATTATTGAATGACAAAAATCTGGAAGTGGCTATAAAAAAAATATTGGAGTAA
- a CDS encoding glyceraldehyde-3-phosphate dehydrogenase, with protein sequence MSLISQNEQIDLALNDWREKEKNALELSKIVGDLRFDRSIELVLFRKDLYDARPSQIISDHLFAKNYIDKPLDLDLSLEIARIISKMDPLVPSRIDIGKLASEWEKEHSNFTQLEDFVIHQLKQGLNPEVGILEPKDVVLYGFGRIGRLVARRLISSTGSGEQLRLKAIVVRAGMKDQYEEVLKRLALLESDSIHGNFPGAIEVTPDGTEAIINGNRIRMIFAASPAEINYEDYGIHDALLIDNTGMFDTREKLSAHFRPGISQIILTAPGKDIPNIVVGVNQQEADNINETIFCAASCTTNAIVPVIQVIDKAFGIVKGHIETVHAYTSDQNLLDNFHRKPRRGRGAPINMVITSTGAASAVAKVLPHLKGKLTGNAVRVPVPNVSLAILNLTLEHSSTLEEILSKLRHASLYGELVEQLQYSTSNEYVSSNAVGTTCASVVDSPSTILSADGKTVTIYAWYDNEFGYTCQVVRLAKYVAKVRRFTYY encoded by the coding sequence ATGTCCTTGATTAGCCAAAACGAACAAATCGATCTCGCTCTTAATGATTGGAGGGAGAAAGAAAAAAATGCCCTTGAACTAAGTAAAATAGTTGGGGATTTAAGATTTGATCGCTCCATTGAATTAGTCTTATTTAGAAAAGACCTTTATGATGCAAGACCTAGTCAAATCATTAGCGATCATCTTTTTGCAAAAAATTATATTGATAAACCCTTAGATCTTGACTTAAGTCTTGAAATCGCAAGGATAATTTCTAAGATGGATCCATTAGTTCCATCTAGAATTGATATTGGCAAACTAGCTTCAGAATGGGAAAAAGAACATTCAAATTTTACTCAATTAGAAGATTTTGTAATTCACCAATTAAAGCAAGGATTAAATCCTGAAGTTGGAATTCTTGAACCAAAGGATGTTGTATTATATGGTTTTGGTCGAATCGGCAGGTTGGTAGCAAGACGATTAATTTCCTCCACAGGAAGTGGCGAACAATTGCGATTAAAGGCGATCGTCGTACGCGCTGGGATGAAAGATCAATATGAAGAAGTACTCAAGCGTTTAGCCTTATTAGAAAGTGACTCCATCCACGGCAATTTTCCAGGTGCCATTGAAGTCACTCCGGATGGCACTGAAGCAATAATTAATGGAAATCGGATTCGAATGATTTTTGCAGCTTCACCGGCTGAAATTAATTATGAAGATTATGGTATCCACGATGCTTTATTAATCGATAATACCGGAATGTTTGATACTCGGGAAAAATTAAGTGCCCACTTTCGACCAGGTATTTCACAAATTATTTTAACGGCTCCGGGAAAAGATATACCGAATATTGTGGTTGGTGTAAATCAACAAGAAGCTGATAATATCAATGAAACTATTTTTTGTGCTGCTTCTTGCACTACCAATGCAATTGTACCTGTAATCCAGGTAATAGATAAAGCATTCGGTATTGTGAAAGGGCATATTGAAACAGTACATGCGTATACAAGTGATCAGAATCTTTTGGATAACTTTCATCGAAAACCAAGAAGAGGAAGAGGAGCTCCCATTAATATGGTTATAACCAGTACCGGAGCAGCAAGTGCAGTTGCAAAAGTTTTACCGCATCTTAAAGGAAAATTAACCGGAAATGCAGTGCGTGTGCCAGTTCCAAATGTTTCCTTGGCAATTTTAAACCTAACGCTAGAACACAGCTCTACACTGGAAGAGATCCTATCTAAACTGAGACATGCAAGTTTATATGGAGAACTTGTCGAACAACTTCAATATTCAACATCAAATGAATATGTTTCAAGTAATGCTGTTGGAACTACCTGCGCATCCGTTGTAGATTCTCCATCTACCATTTTATCAGCGGATGGTAAAACAGTCACTATTTATGCATGGTATGATAATGAATTCGGTTATACCTGTCAGGTCGTGCGGCTTGCTAAATATGTAGCTAAAGTAAGACGATTTACCTACTATTAA
- a CDS encoding choice-of-anchor B family protein: MKKYLLLLVINILCVGMYAQSGDLNMKIVAHVPAGSGAAGSGIWHFVDSSGLEYAVIGLSTALVIYSLEDPSKPIERARVPGVQTIWREVYTYKNHIYAVTDQSSDGVIIVNMRNAPLDITHKFWTSSVTANNQTKNITTCHTVFVDEKGILCLNGCSPWQGVLFFDVNQDPDNPKFLGAETKRYCHDMYMRNDTMWSSDINNGLLSIWDVKDKVTPIELATITTPFAFTHNSWISDDAKYVFTTDERANAFVAAYDVSDLNNIRLVDQWRPKDTEGQGVIPHNTRFLDGYLITAYYTDGIKIIDAHRPENLIEVGSVDTYFGNQQGFHGCWGVSPFLPSKTIVASDIEGGLFVIKPDYIRACYLEGTVKDSLTNGNISQASVVIKSSRINGEETNLKGEYKTGYANAGTYEVVFSHPAYFPDTIQVQLQNGIVEIRNIKLLPRQSISQRFIIKEKGSMKLVENAQVLVTNLNRSVEGLTAADGATTLRVFQDPEVYDVIVGKWGYLHKAEKFNSENPSGDIIILVEKGYQDDFIFNLNWTVKSTARSGAWVRAEPTGTIYENNQFQTEFDIPSDLGNQCYVTGNSGIDPSEDDVDNGNTILTSPSMNLSSLNEPLLNYAYWFSNAGGNAMPNDKMKFKLTSGIDTFLIETISLSDSSWHLKENYKIKDLISNLNDVKFIVEIADEGQGHLVEGALDAFLVIDGNPVSTNDKTSELDVHVYPTIFNQHTTCYFNALNENQYKIVIYNSQGILAEEKVLNATENNLGGTLKAGFYIAQVIHKNQVLKSFRILKM; this comes from the coding sequence ATGAAGAAATACCTTTTACTCCTGGTAATCAATATTTTATGTGTTGGTATGTATGCTCAAAGTGGGGACTTAAATATGAAAATAGTAGCCCACGTTCCAGCTGGTTCTGGTGCTGCCGGAAGTGGTATTTGGCATTTTGTCGACAGTTCTGGGCTTGAATATGCAGTCATTGGATTATCTACAGCGCTTGTTATTTATAGTTTGGAAGATCCATCAAAGCCAATAGAAAGAGCTCGCGTACCTGGGGTCCAGACTATTTGGAGAGAAGTTTATACTTATAAAAATCATATTTATGCAGTGACAGACCAATCGTCAGATGGCGTTATTATTGTAAATATGCGCAATGCACCATTAGACATCACCCATAAATTTTGGACTAGCTCTGTGACCGCTAATAATCAAACAAAAAATATTACCACATGCCATACAGTATTTGTTGATGAAAAAGGAATCTTATGTTTGAATGGCTGTTCACCCTGGCAAGGTGTTTTGTTTTTTGATGTAAATCAAGATCCAGATAATCCAAAATTTCTTGGTGCAGAAACAAAAAGATATTGTCATGATATGTATATGAGAAACGATACGATGTGGTCTTCTGACATAAATAATGGTTTATTATCAATTTGGGATGTGAAAGACAAAGTCACACCCATTGAACTCGCTACGATAACAACTCCTTTTGCGTTTACGCATAATAGTTGGATCTCAGATGATGCAAAATATGTTTTTACTACAGATGAACGTGCAAATGCATTTGTAGCAGCATATGATGTTTCTGATTTAAATAATATTCGGTTGGTAGACCAATGGAGGCCAAAGGATACGGAAGGTCAAGGCGTCATTCCACACAATACCCGATTCCTGGATGGTTATTTAATTACAGCTTATTATACCGATGGAATAAAAATTATTGATGCCCACAGACCGGAGAATTTAATCGAAGTAGGCTCTGTTGATACCTATTTTGGAAACCAACAAGGTTTTCATGGATGTTGGGGTGTCAGTCCTTTCTTGCCTAGTAAAACGATCGTTGCTTCAGATATTGAGGGCGGATTATTTGTAATCAAACCTGATTATATCAGAGCCTGTTATTTGGAAGGAACGGTAAAAGATAGTTTGACCAATGGGAACATTTCACAAGCTTCCGTCGTGATTAAATCTTCCCGCATAAATGGTGAAGAAACAAATTTGAAAGGCGAATACAAAACAGGATATGCAAATGCCGGTACCTATGAAGTTGTTTTTTCTCATCCTGCATATTTTCCTGATACGATTCAAGTACAATTACAAAATGGAATCGTTGAAATCAGAAATATAAAATTACTTCCAAGACAATCGATAAGTCAGCGATTTATTATAAAAGAAAAAGGGAGTATGAAGTTAGTTGAAAACGCTCAAGTATTGGTTACGAATTTAAATAGATCGGTAGAAGGATTGACGGCTGCTGATGGTGCAACCACCTTGCGTGTATTTCAAGATCCTGAGGTATATGATGTAATTGTTGGCAAGTGGGGTTATTTGCACAAAGCAGAAAAATTTAATTCTGAAAATCCATCCGGTGATATTATTATACTTGTTGAAAAAGGATATCAAGATGATTTCATTTTCAATCTTAATTGGACTGTAAAATCAACTGCAAGATCTGGAGCATGGGTTCGTGCTGAACCCACTGGAACCATTTATGAAAATAACCAATTTCAGACTGAATTTGACATACCATCAGATTTAGGTAACCAATGTTACGTAACTGGCAATTCTGGAATAGATCCTTCTGAAGATGATGTTGATAATGGAAATACTATTTTAACAAGTCCTTCAATGAATTTAAGTTCATTGAATGAACCCTTACTAAATTATGCATATTGGTTTTCAAATGCAGGTGGTAATGCCATGCCGAATGATAAAATGAAATTTAAATTAACTTCAGGAATAGACACCTTTTTAATTGAAACGATTAGTTTGAGTGATTCCAGTTGGCATTTAAAAGAAAATTATAAAATTAAAGATTTGATTTCAAATTTAAATGATGTGAAATTTATTGTTGAAATTGCAGATGAAGGCCAGGGCCATTTGGTAGAAGGCGCTTTGGATGCTTTTTTAGTTATTGATGGCAATCCTGTATCAACAAATGATAAAACGAGTGAACTTGATGTTCATGTTTATCCTACCATCTTCAATCAACACACCACTTGTTATTTCAATGCATTAAATGAAAATCAATATAAAATTGTGATCTACAATTCACAAGGAATTTTGGCAGAAGAAAAGGTATTAAACGCAACTGAAAACAATCTTGGTGGAACTTTAAAAGCTGGTTTTTATATTGCACAGGTAATCCATAAAAATCAAGTTTTAAAATCTTTTAGGATTCTAAAAATGTAA
- a CDS encoding sigma-70 family RNA polymerase sigma factor — MRQLKITKSITNRESQSLEKYLQEIGKVDLLTPEEEVELAKKIKQGDQLSLERLTKANLRFVVSVAKQYQNQGLSLSDLINEGNLGLIKAAQRFDETRGFKFISYAVWWIRQSILQALAEQSRIVRLPLNKVGSLNKINRAFSELEQEFEREPSAEELATLLEIPTEEVETTMGVAARHVSMDAPFVEGEDNSLLDVLENDSTPATDSKLEFKDSLRQEIERALGTLTDRQADVIKLYFGIGVEHPESLEDIGDKFGLTRERVRQIKDKAINKLRSASRSKLLKQYLG, encoded by the coding sequence ATGAGGCAGTTAAAGATCACTAAATCCATTACAAATCGAGAGAGTCAGTCTCTTGAAAAATATTTACAAGAAATCGGCAAAGTGGATTTATTGACACCCGAAGAGGAGGTCGAACTCGCAAAAAAAATCAAACAAGGGGATCAATTATCACTTGAACGACTCACAAAAGCCAACCTGCGATTTGTTGTTTCTGTTGCAAAACAATATCAAAATCAAGGTTTATCACTTTCTGATTTAATCAATGAAGGAAACCTTGGATTGATTAAAGCAGCACAACGATTTGATGAAACCAGAGGCTTTAAATTTATTTCCTATGCAGTTTGGTGGATTCGGCAGTCAATTCTTCAAGCTTTAGCTGAGCAATCCAGGATTGTCAGACTTCCATTAAATAAAGTGGGCTCTTTAAATAAAATTAACAGAGCTTTTTCTGAATTAGAGCAGGAATTTGAACGAGAGCCATCAGCTGAAGAGTTAGCAACCTTATTAGAAATTCCAACGGAGGAGGTAGAAACCACGATGGGTGTTGCTGCAAGGCATGTTTCTATGGATGCACCTTTTGTTGAAGGAGAAGACAATTCACTTTTGGATGTTTTGGAAAATGACAGTACGCCAGCAACAGATTCAAAACTCGAGTTTAAAGATTCTTTGAGACAAGAAATTGAGAGAGCTTTAGGCACTTTGACAGATCGCCAGGCGGATGTAATAAAATTATATTTTGGTATTGGGGTGGAACATCCTGAATCGCTGGAAGATATTGGAGATAAATTTGGTTTAACACGAGAACGGGTGCGCCAAATAAAGGATAAAGCGATCAATAAATTGCGTTCTGCATCTCGCAGTAAGCTATTGAAGCAATATTTAGGATAA
- a CDS encoding TIGR02206 family membrane protein, producing the protein METWQDQVFGNNIGFKAFTFQHGIPVLVFLVCTILWILIAKNWNHPKQYRSAFLFSLSLAFAVLWWMVFRLWNNQFDETEDLPFHLCNILALIFPFALYFRARWFFGILYFWILAGTLQAVITPDLKEQFPHYIYFRYWWIHCGMISLIFYGLFVFKWKIYWIDIKNAIVGANVYLVFSILVNLLTGGNYFFSMRKPESASLLDHLGPWPWYLFTGQIVMTALFLLLYLPIWWWQGRVKINTQ; encoded by the coding sequence ATGGAAACCTGGCAAGATCAAGTATTCGGAAATAATATTGGTTTTAAAGCTTTTACTTTTCAGCATGGTATCCCCGTTTTAGTATTTTTAGTTTGTACTATTCTTTGGATCTTAATTGCTAAGAACTGGAATCACCCAAAGCAATATCGATCTGCATTTCTATTTTCTCTTTCACTTGCATTTGCTGTATTATGGTGGATGGTATTTAGACTTTGGAATAATCAATTTGATGAAACAGAGGATTTGCCATTTCATCTTTGTAATATCTTAGCTTTAATATTTCCGTTTGCTTTGTATTTTCGGGCTCGTTGGTTTTTTGGAATATTATATTTTTGGATACTGGCAGGAACCTTACAAGCTGTAATTACCCCAGATCTTAAAGAGCAATTTCCGCATTATATTTATTTTCGATATTGGTGGATACATTGCGGTATGATTAGTTTAATTTTTTACGGGTTGTTTGTATTTAAATGGAAAATTTATTGGATCGATATAAAAAATGCAATTGTTGGAGCCAATGTATATTTAGTTTTTTCTATTTTGGTTAATTTATTAACCGGAGGTAACTATTTTTTCAGTATGCGGAAACCCGAATCTGCCTCCTTATTGGATCATTTAGGACCCTGGCCATGGTATTTATTTACTGGACAAATTGTTATGACCGCGCTTTTTTTACTGTTGTATTTGCCAATATGGTGGTGGCAGGGTAGGGTGAAAATAAATACACAATAG
- a CDS encoding enoyl-CoA hydratase/isomerase family protein, which translates to MNEVIKHYDNKVCILTINREQAMNALNHDVISELNEAIEEVQERIGDLHGLIITGAGARSFVAGADISEFVGLSRKEGIALGRKGQMLFSEIEKLAIPVIAAVNGFALGGGCELAMACHIRVAGANAKFGQPEVNLGLIPGYGGTQRLIHYIGKGKAIEMLMTGDMINAEEALRLGLVNHVVEPGNEVEKSLEIIHKIATKAPIAIQKVIKIVNSYFDYEMPGYESELDSFGHLMITKDATEGVDAFLNKRKPEFTGH; encoded by the coding sequence ATGAATGAAGTAATTAAACACTACGATAACAAGGTATGTATTCTTACGATCAATAGGGAACAAGCAATGAATGCCTTGAATCACGATGTCATAAGTGAATTAAATGAGGCCATTGAAGAAGTGCAGGAGCGGATTGGAGACTTACATGGATTAATTATTACCGGGGCTGGAGCTCGATCATTTGTAGCTGGGGCAGATATTTCTGAATTTGTAGGCTTAAGTAGAAAAGAAGGAATTGCTCTTGGAAGAAAAGGTCAAATGCTATTTTCGGAAATTGAAAAATTGGCCATACCAGTCATTGCAGCTGTCAATGGATTTGCTTTAGGTGGTGGATGTGAACTTGCGATGGCCTGTCATATTCGGGTAGCTGGGGCAAATGCAAAATTTGGGCAACCTGAAGTGAATCTCGGCCTTATCCCTGGCTATGGAGGGACCCAAAGATTGATTCATTATATAGGAAAAGGCAAAGCAATTGAAATGCTGATGACAGGAGACATGATTAATGCAGAAGAAGCTCTCCGATTAGGTTTGGTGAATCATGTAGTGGAACCAGGAAATGAAGTAGAAAAATCATTGGAAATTATTCATAAGATAGCTACAAAAGCTCCAATCGCAATTCAAAAGGTTATTAAAATTGTAAATTCATATTTCGATTATGAAATGCCAGGCTATGAATCTGAATTGGATTCTTTTGGCCATTTAATGATTACTAAGGATGCTACAGAAGGTGTCGATGCTTTTTTAAATAAACGTAAACCAGAGTTTACAGGCCACTAA